The genomic stretch cttaaacgtttaacttaaatgcactcatgtgtacattaaataataatgtacaggccctctggcctgctgaaaggttgtaaaattaaatatgttcttttataaaaacaaagtgcattcaaaacaagtgcaactgcttaaagatacaacaatacaagaATATCACTgcgaaacttcctgccttttaaaaacacatccaccacagacggagtgtgcttgctcggaggggttttgcttttctgtgccgcgtttctctcatattcagcatagcgatcgggatgtttggatttcaggtgataaattaaacccgacgtggagaaagtctttgcagacgaaatttcggcattacctgttttgcaaatcgctatccgtgggtctttctcagatatactgaaatacgtccacaccgcagacatgttgtttcagGCATACACGTGcaggccgcggtttctgtttgcgtcatcacaacaaactgtttcggccgtgttttttcggtgatcaaagtcggtaaaaattttcggtggccgaatattcggtgcatccctaattattattattattattattattattattattattattattattattattattgttagtagtagtagtagtagtagtatactAAAGGGACCGATTTCTAGTAAAGATTGTTTAGTGAGCTCAGCTAAGAAGTAAATGGTATATACTGTTTTGCAATTACTGTGATTACAGGCTGGACTCATTGCTAGCTCCTACGACATTGCTGCCTGCGTTTGCCTAACGTTCGTGAGCTATTTTGGTGGCACAGGGCACAAGCCCCGCTGGCTGGGCTGGGGAGTTTTTGTAATGGCTCTCGGGTCACTCGTGTTTGCACTGCCACATTTCACTACACCAGCTTACCAACCACAAGTACTGGAGCAAACAAGTCTGTGCTCAACCAATCACACGGAGAAGTGTGGGGACAGCAAAGGAACTGGACTCTCATCGTACCGCTACATCTTCATGCTGGGCCAGTTTCTACATGGTGTTGGTGCCACACCGCTCTACACGCTTGGTGTCACTTACCTCGACGAGAATGTCAAGTCCAATTATGCACCTGTCTACATAAGTAAGTGCTTTGCCTGGAtgttataaaaacattacattgcATGAATACAATGGGCCTAGTTttgcggtaaaaaaaaaaaaaatgaatgcaactACAAATAATAAACCACTTATTTCTTTCAGTTGTACACGTTTATTAAAAGTTCTTAGAACTTTTCTAGAACACCGTGGTTTGTGTTGATTTTTTGAAAGAAAGCAATCCAAAAGAAATCTTTAAATATAGACAAAAAAGACTAAACTAAAACTATATCATATAAGGAACAGTTTAGCTTTATTGGGTAATTTTTTAGCATTTTGGGCTTAGGAGGCCCCCTTTTTTCGTTTAGTTATCATTTTGTCTTCCTCTGATCTTTGTCCTCCTATGGTGTTTTGtgggtgttaaaaaaaatgataatctGCCATGTTATGAACATGCTGGGGAATTCACTGGCATTTGACATCCATCAGCATAAACACATGTATGAAGAATATTTTAGTTAATTTTTTgctaattgttttgtttgaccTTTAAACACACAAGTTGCTGataacagataaataaagtctGGTGTTTGGAAAATTGTTTTGCAGTACTACTAAAAATACCATAGCAAGGAATATGTCGTAAACCATCCAAAAACCCGGATGACTTATCATCATTTAAATATAGCCattataaaagcatttcacttgACAGTAAAACGTACATTTATTGTTTGAGAGATTATTtggtaaatgtatttaaaacaggTATCACTGTATTTGTATGGAATTAGAGTGTGTTTCACATGACCACAGACGTTGCCGGTATTGTGAGTAGACCAAACCACAAATGTTAAAGGACTTTCAAATCAAAGGTCAGTTGAGGCTTGTGACATTCATCGGCTCGTTTATTAGAAACAGTATGTTTCAGGTTGCTGAATGAAAATTGTCATTCAGCAACAAAATATAGAGTGTGTAGATTTGTTACACTATGTAGACAGAAGAATTGGCACACCTGATATTTCCaaccatatgttgttcttccccATACAATTTAAAAGTACTGTACACAATTGTGTACAGTACTCATTCAGCCcaaatctccaaaatcacaCAAGATTTAGTAGAACATATTACCAAAAAAGGtggtggaggttattgtaatgGCAAATAGGGACTATATGTGGATttggatatttaaaaagcacatagtgTTAGAATTTTATGGTCATGTGTTAACAAACATTTGTTCAAATAGTGTCAAACTTTGAACAGAAACAAGTCAAAGTATCTGACTTCAGTAAAAGCGTGAGTTACCAACACTTTTTGAAGGTCAGTGTGGTTAATGTGAAGAGAAAATAAGGAACTTGTTTTGTAATATGTATAAGTGTCTTTTTGTGGTGGAGCTTATATAAAAGACTTTCGTGTTTAACTTCTGGTTTAAGTTGTGAAGTGATGTGAAACGAAAGGAAGGGTTATAACATGATTCAGTCATCTAATTTAAGTCCAAACATGggctatgtgtgtatgtgtgtgtggactctAAAAGCACTCATTCACAATTCAGTCCTCCAAAAGTGCATTTCTtgtaaattatgttttaaaGGCCATGAAAAACAAGTAGAAAATAATATTGAACCACAAATATTGAGCAGTGTGACATCATGCTGTCATGTACTGAAGgcctgtttatatttttgtggatacatatatatatgctttCAATGTATTAAGTACTTTAGGCCTTTGAAATGTTAAGACTGTGAATAATTTAATTTGGGATGTTGCAGGTAAAACAAACATCCGCATGTATttgcattagatttttttccatttgatccTTGCAATTTTTGTTCCTGTCCAACACCACTGTAGCCAGCAGCATAATTATTGACCTTTATTGGCAACATCAACAAAGCATGCTACAATTGTACTGTTTCCCCAGTCCCCACCATCCGCATTTCAAAGGCATTCAAAGACAATTGCATCTCTGGTTTTGAGTTTCCATTTATAAACACTGTCCAGCCTTAGTAAAGATCAAAAATCCAACATACATTCTGTGAAATGGAACAatggagttttttttaacactcagGAGGTGAACCTTGAAAGATCTAGTACTAATATGCTAAACTAGTAAACTAACATGAACTATTTTCCCTAGGCATCTTCTACACAGCAGCTATTATAGGCCCGGCAGCTGGATACCTGCTGGGTGGCTTCTTCCTCAACATATACACAGAAATTGGCCAAAtgtgagttgttttttttattattcctgcCAAGGGTCAATGGAGGGGCTCTGAGGTGAACGAGGTCATGAGGTATTTAAGTTTATTCTGAGGTAACAATAAAGGTATATCggaaaattttttttgcaaaaaaaactcaaattattgattattattattatttttaaacagttttatctGGTCGATGAATAAATTTCTCTTTACAAATTTCAAaatgcctgaaataaaaaatagcttaACATTTTACAGTACTTGCCTACTATGAGCTGAACATACActgctcttttttatttcatattaacGAGAACGCCCTAGTTTGTGGACATGAAATTCCCAGGATGCCGTAGCTATCTCTGACCTGACTCATGTTTGTGTAAGAGGGCAGATAATGTTGTTCTCCAATCGTATTATGTTGCCCTGTGAAACAGCATGAGCAGCATGTGTCATGGAGCAAAAGAGCATGTTAGCACTCCTTCAACAGCAGGGCAGGTCTATTTAGcaagtttgaattttttttaaccatgtcTAATATTTGTAGATATTTTTCCTTATTTGATTTTATcagttaaaaatacatattaaaaaaaatacttcactGTTTCCTCAGTACTCTACTGACCCCAGAAAGCCCCCTGTGGGTGGGGGCATGGTGGATCGGTTTCTTGGCCGGAGGAGCTGCTGCTCTTGTCACAGCTCTACCCATTTTGGGTTACCCTCGCCAGCTGCCAGGTATAATCCATCAGTCCACTGCAAACAGTCCATTAACATTAAACATTCAAAGTAGAAGGAAAAACACACCTCTGTTACAACTGCTGAATTttgtaatcaaaataaataatactgaatATATTTCTaccaataatataatattatgtagCAAACAACAAAGTAGAAAAAGGTCATTGACTGACCTTTGAAACGATGGTACAAAAAGAGCTTACAAAGAATGCACAGGATTTCACTGttgaaaaatattgatcaaCAGCATAATTTTTACAAAGCATTTAATGTACCATGGAAAACACAGAAGCCCATCATTAGGAACAGTCCAGGAACTGGACATCACTTTACAATTGATGAAAGAACGAAACAAAAGCTTACCAGGAAGGCTGCCAGGAGTCCTACAGCAATATTAAACAAGCTGCAGGAATATGCGACAAATACTtgcatttcttattatttttttcctcacataCCTGGGTTGTGGGTAGGCTGGCTAGGAGGCTCTActtctaattaaaaaatacaacatataAGCCTGTTTGAATTTTGCCAAAATATTGGCAAATGTGTTATGGTTCAcgagacaaagaaagaacagTGCAGACATACTGTAATTCTATAAAATATGTTTGATCAGCATTTTATCATGAAGCGAACACCAAATGGAGTGAAGCATAGTGGTGGCAGCATATTGCTATTATGCTGTTTCTTCTCAGCTGGGACTGGGCTCCTGTCAAGAAAAACGAAGAGAGAATtccaaataacttttttttttttttttagcaaaaaacCTGTTAAACAGCTGATAGCGGCTCAAAGCACAAATCCAAGGACATTTCAGATAAACATTTTTGCAAAGCAGTGTGGATATAATACCACTCTTTACTACCAGTAAATGGGCTGTGCATATTTATACAAGCAAGTTAGtgtaaaaaaatcctaaaatgaTTATCATTTTGCATCTTTTCTTCATGtgcacattatttacattttttacatcacAAAAATCTACAATTTCAGTTTAGATGTGTAGGCCTTTTTTGTATCCACTGTagttctttatttagtttttatgacTAACAATGAAGAAAagtaaatacatacagtacagaccaaaagtttggacacaccaatatgacatattttcagttcacttttttgttatgtatatatttccacatgtgttaattcatagttttgatgccttcagtgtgactctacaattttcatagtcatgaaaataaagaaaactctttgaatgagaagttgtgtccaaacttttggtctgtactgtatgacTATCTATATGttgttatatgtatataatgtaactAGATTTTctatttctcattctctctcatacactcaCAGGTTCTCAGCGCTTTATAGCCATGCGTGTGTCTGAGGCTCATCAGTTAAAGGATGGAAGTCAAGTGACAGCCTCTGATCCCCAGTTTGGCAAGACAGTAAAAGACATGCCTAGGTGCAAGCACCTTCTCAAGACTGCATTAGACAAAATCCATGTGACActaaaaaaattgcaaacaacaacattaagaagacaagctaaataaaaaaggacagCAGAGGGTTATACCACACACAGATAATGCAGATGATGATACACAATAGGAGCATTTAGGAAAAGGAGCAAACATGTGGTCAAGCCTAAATAGTGTTTTTGGCCAAATGTGTGGGATGTAGTTTCTCTGAACTTCTGTTTTGGGCATTAATGTGAAGTATTGTAATAGAGTGTGCTTTGTTCTGCAACCAAGCACAATGACTGATTCATGAAAGCATGATTAGCACAAAAGATGAGTCTTCATTGTCATCTTTATAGTCAAAGGAGGAGCAAAGCATGaactttaaaaatcagacaatatAACTGTCAGAAAATAGAGAAAATTTTACAATATATTCAAGTGTTCATAGTTCATTATTTAACTGCATTGATTGCTATGTTAATATTTTATGCCTTACATTGACTTCATATATTATTCTCTATTCATTTAATTagccaaaataattaaaactgaACTTAAATATATGGGGAcacattctattctattctattattcttatattatattatattatattatattatattatattatattatattatatcatgtattttattttataccattTTGATGAtatgtgcatttttatatttaggttAATTTTTGCATGAAATTCTTTCATATTTCCTTTATACCTTTACTAGTTCTAGAAcagggtttaaaaaaatgtaatatacacTCACTGGCCACTGTATTAGGATCAACCATGCATATGCTTAATTTTGGTGACGCTGGCCAtagcatggttgttggtgccagacagtGGTAGACAATTATGTTTACTTCCTTACTATACTTAAGCAGATTTTTACACAgtttttgtacattattttagacttttacttcagtacattttattgcataatagcttacttttttccccactacATTTTAGAAACACACGCTCTTTATATACATAATTACCGTTATATGATAACAAGACCACAACCCCACAGTAACCCCACGGTTCTCGTGAGAGTTCCTATGAGGTAGTTTCACTTGCTGTAACAATACAAAATGCTCCTAAAGGTGTGATGTGCAGGAGATTGAAACACTTTTGGAGTTGTATAAAGTGCTTTAAATACTTAAGTATGACAAAAGCAAGaatgtttgtacatttattcaaattaagAATGTAAAAGGATTACTTTCACTTTCAATATGGTAATATTTTAGCAGgatatttgtacatttactcCAGTACAGGAGTGTTGTACTTTGTTGTCATCTGCTAGATAGACAAGTATTTGAGAAAGTGCTGATCTTTTAAGATATCCCTCACCACAATGTAGAGTTTGCAAAGTACAGCATGGAAATAAAGAACTTTCAATGAGCCGCAGTTCTACAGATAGAAGCAGCTTGATGATGAGAGAGGCTCTCTGTAGCCACAGTTCCTGCTGACAGATGTAAAACACATTGTGGTCTACTAGTATTGTAGAGCATCCACCTCATCGTTTGGTGAATGATGCCTTCTGTGATGCTTTAGTGGTCATTATATATGCAAAGGTGGATATTTCCGTTACTGTCAACTCAAAACAGTTTAACAGTTCTCCCCAGCCTCTCTCATGAACAAGGTTATACAGAACTGCCTCTCATATGGTGTTTTTATTCTGTGTCAAGAGATCaacagtttctaaaatacttAACCCTTCTGTCCGACGCCTATATTAGTCACTTAGGTCCCATTTTTTATGAATGCTAAAGAAAACATTTCTCTTCATGTATTTGCATGTATATGCATTACAAAACACCACACTGTATACTAGTAGCCAttctttcatgttgtttttCCTCTGCCTAACTCActcagtttctctctctgtgtttccaCAACTCTCTCCAGGTCTGTGCTGCTCCTGCTAAAGAACCCTACGTTTATTTTTCTATGTCTGGCCGGTGCTACAGAGGCCACTCTTATTGCTGGAATGTCCACTTTTGGGCCCAAGTTCCTGGAGTCTCAGTTCAGTCTTAGTGCCTCCGAGGCAGCCACCTGGTTTGGTAAGAGAGCCATGCTGAACTACCACAGGCTTTATTTCAGTGACTCTCACATAACCCTAGTTGAAGTGTTTTCATCtatgagagagggaaagagtCTCCTTTGGGTGAATTTGACAGCCAGCCAGTATAGTTTCCGAAACTACTGTAGCTAAAataattaaccttttttttttaatatatattattattaccttAACCATTATGCCTGCTGCTCCTGATTCTTCAtgctggcatttttttttataaaatttttttatctaGTTTTAATTTTAGCAAAATTTAGTGATTTTGATTCATTATTTATAGTAAGCTTAGTTTTTATAAGCAAACTTTAAATCATAAGGAGTCATCATAAGGGCGAGCGCCACACAACTCCCCACTTATGTTTTcacataatttatattattggtGTTTAAGAGAACCAACTGTAAAGtagactttatttttttattccttaattTTTCAGACAAATGGACAACACAATAAAGAAATTCCCATTTGTCAGTTCTGCTTTGAATAATCAGCTGCTATCTTTTTACTTTCCAAAATTTTCACTCCCCCATGTGAAGTATTCCAAAAAGTTATTAATAGAGtttctttcacattttgtcTCCAGTTTGGTCAAATTTCACCTTTTCACCATTTTCACATTCACCAAGTCTGTTTTATTCTGCTAAATTCTTCCTGTAGTTCAACAAACAGCTTTAGCCAGTTTAgtcagaaatgaaaaataaaggcaAACATTTATTTCCTGAATAACACCCAGAAAAGAATATAAAGATTTaacttttgtttgcttttttatttgtattttttttacacttctgTACTTATCTAATCTGAAAAATCCtatgtgtaattatttataaacttGCCTGTAGTTAATGACTAGCAGGATTACACATAAACATTCCTAGACAGGCAGTGGAGTGTTCATATTGACTTATGTAAATTTTGTCCTGAAAAGTTTTAACAGTGTAGGGTAAAGTGAATGTCGGCCTTTAACATACAGTCTCTTCTTTCTGGTCTACTATGTTGAGAATATAGAAGATAGTGATGGCTAGCTAGCTAGccctaaataaaaacaaaccgaaattaagacaaaaataaaaacagaaataaatataacttAGAATGGTTCTCATATGTttagggctgctgctatcgattGTTTTTGTAATCAAGTATTCTAACGATTATGCCATCGATTAATCGAGAAATTGGATAAGAAGTACCTTTCGTTATTAAAGAGCAATcctaaaaaagaaagagaaaataagtccggtctcttaaaataaacaaataatttgttcCCTTTATTTGTTACCTGCATAAATGGGTTTAAGTGAACCCatctaaacccatttagtgtatttaattgccatattgcATAAAAATACGAATACAGTTGTGTTTAAAAAGTCCTTCTGCAGTGGCCATGTAGAGTAagttttaagaaaatatttcGGTCACGGAACctaccccagccattagggttgcacaaaccagtgcactcttagtgccggtccaaaacccggataaatggggagggttgcattaggaagggcatccagcataaaaacatttggcaaatcaaacatgcggatcatgaatacggatgatccgctgtggtgacccctaatgggagaaacccaaaagaaagtttatttttttaattaaactcataattattcttacttatgtattttattaaatctcgCACACTCATGATCTGGCTTACTTGTCTCTGGAAAGCTGTTTAAAAATTCTCACAAACTAAATCCGATTATTTTTTTGCCAGCTTTGAACGcactgtataaaaataaaatcataaaaatacatttcaattgcTGTAAAAATGGTAcccacactgtacagtgtttttctttatgttttagtttaaaatagtCCTAAACATTGGAAACATTCTGCCATTTTCTATAGCccgaatcttctcctcgccccttaCTGTTTTCTTCCTGttccttcattttttcattctgcagcgtcttctgtgtttacctatTCAGAGTGCTTcagagtttagtgggtggtgctttagtaataatggtctgtggaAAACACAATActttgtgtgtagttaaatggacaaaattaataatttgccttgattattttttgtaattgaattactcaagttactcgttggaatcgtttcagccctatgtatgtatgtttaagTTTGGGATGTAATTCATgttcattattgttttgttgactAGCAGTTGGTTGCACCTTTGAAAGACATGGAGAAGCAATGGGTACAGGCCGAATGAGTGAATAAAGCACTGTCCATTAAAATGTTGAAGTGTTAAAAGCCGATTTAAGTTGTTAAAAGTGAATCTGATGTGTCTATGGGCTTAAACCCATAGACACAGGCTGGACTGTCCACCAAAAACAGCCATTGTAATAAATTGACGGTAAGATACTACGAAGACATGTTGATACTATTTGACATTTTGTTGTAAAGCCCATGTCTACAGTAGTTGTGAAGCCTATGTCCATGTTAAATCTATGTCTGTGTGTAACAAACCAATTTCTGTCCAAAGGTTACATGGTGGTACCCGCTGGAGGGGGCGGTACCTTTCTAGGTGGCTACATTGTAAAGAAGATGAACCTACGTTGCCGTGGCATCATTCGCTTTTGCATGCTGTGTGCCCTGGTGAGCCTTGCAGCCGTCTTCATCTTTCTGTTGCACTGCCCCAACGTGCCCATGGCTGGAGTAACCACACCATACCAGAGAAGCTCTCAAAGCTTCATCTATGCAGACAACAGGTACACAACCATTTAGCATCAGGCCATCTGAGGTACTACAGCATAATATGTACTTTGTATCATTTAGCCTTTTATTAACatcattttataaaatgaataaataaatagttttaattgtgtTACCCTAACATAATACAGCATCAGTTtgtgaaatatataaacagcTGGGTGGTTAATATTAGTGGGCACgatatataaataactacacAAATAATATGGAATCTAAATAGCCTTATTTAcagatttggaaaaaaatgtctaaaaccTAATTTTTCAAATTAGAGGTAACAAAGCAGCATGTAGAGTTTTGTAATATGGACAATAATATGctgattaaaatgcattttggtGGAAAAATAGAgcttaaaatgtattgaatcaCTTTGTTGATTCCTTTATGTTAAATAcaatacagtgcatccagaaagtattcacagcgcttcacttttctacattttatgttacagccttattccaaaatagattcaattaattattttcctcaaaatactacaaacaaaaccccatattGATAtcgtgaaagaagtgtgtttaaaatctttgcacatttattaaagataaattaaatgtattcacattcacaatatattaaaaatattcacAGACTTTGCTCAATATTTTGTTGaaacacctttggcaccaattacagcctcaactctttttgagtatgatgctacaagcttggcatcCTTTTTTTGGGCAggttctcccattcttctttgcagaacctctcaagctccatcaggttcgATGGGGAGCTTCGGtccacagccattttcagatctctccagagatgtttaattaGGTtacaagtctgggctctggctgggccactctaggacattcacagagttgtcccatAGCCATTCCTTTGTTAtattggctgtgtgcttagggttgttgtcctgttAGATGTAGCGTCGCTGCAGTTTGACGTCCAGATCGCTCTGGAGCaagttttcatcaaggatgtctctgtacattgttgcattcatctttccctaaATCCTTATTAGTCCCCCAGTTCCTCCGGCTGAAAAACCTCCCCACAGAATCATGATGCCACCACCATGCCTTACTATTGgaatggtattggccaggtgatgagcaatGCCTTGTTTTCCCCCGACATGACGCTCCAGCCAGGCTGCcttgtgccttttactgagaagTGGCTTCCATCTGGCTACTCTCTCATATAGGCCCAATtagtggagtgctgcagagagttaatttctggatgcactgtatataagCATTGTGCTTATAAGCATTATGTATATATGCAAAAATGATTACTTATTGGTTTATGTTggcttcctaaaaaaaaaacataaatgtattatacGTACATTAGCTTAGTTGTACAATCAGCGGTAGTTGTGGTGCATTTCCAGCATTTCAAGTTTAATCCCTCTTATCTCTTCCATTATTCTCTTACTGTCACTTTCTTTCTGTCCAGTTTTGTTCTAGATAAGAACTTGACCACACACTGCAATGCAGAATGTCACTGTGTCGAGGCACTGTATAACCCAGTGTGTGGAGCTGATGGAGTGATGTACTACTCTCCCTGCCATGCTGGCTGTAGTGCtctcaacaacacacacaagcaggcAGAACGACAGGTACTGCATACAATGCACCCTCTCATTTACTAACCTTGATGGAGCAATTCAGTTAATATTATACTCTTATAAGTCGTACttaataaattgtgtaaataacagtgaataaagatttttttttttttcaaaaataaaggAGCTCTTCAAAAAGCATCGCCTCAGTTTTATCATTAGCTACGTGCATGTGTGTTCACAGGTGTTTACAGATTGTAACTGCATTATGGGTAATATGTCGAGTGGCCTAAAAGGACAGGCCATTGCAGGAAAGTGTAGCTCGTCCTGTAACCACATGCCAACCTTCCTCACCTTCTTCTTCGtcatcatcttcttcacctTTCTGTGCAGTATTCCTGCACTCACAGCTActctaaggtaaaaaaaaaaacacatggccaCAGAGACCATTTCTTttttagtgcacacacacacacacacacacacacacacacacacacacacactgagcttgTCTCATCAATCTTTAAGGTGTGTTCCTGACAGCCAGAGGTCATTTGGACTGGGCATTCAGTGGATTGTGGTGCGAACACTGGGTACGTTCAACTCTCATGAAATTGCAATAATATCATTAATAGTACTTTCTACATGGTGATATCAGAAGATATTAAAGGGTCggaaaataatgcatttttatgaAAGGTAAGGGGAAATGTTGTGATTGATGAAGCACAGTTTAATCTTTTGGAATATGAAAAGCAACATAAAGATAAATAACAATGGCTTTTGATTTGAGATTGACCGAAAGTAAAAAGGCAATAGTATGATATTTATCATAACTTACAATGTTTTGGGTTTGTTTATCTGTGCTCACATGCAGTCACATtgtctttttaatatttaacttGATATAAAAGATAAAGAACCAAATATAAGAGAAGcagcattaaaataattgttaatgTTAAACAGTCTATggctcatttcttttttttttttttatgcttttaatgCTGTGTGTGAGGATTAAGCTTACTGGTTTGTATCTTATTCCCACATCATTGCAGGTGGCATTCCCGGTCCAATAGCTTTTGGTTCAGTGATTGACATCTCTTGTCTGCTATGGCAAGAAAGGTGTGGAGAACGTGGGTCATGCTATCTTTACCAGAATTCTGCCATGAGCCAGTACACACTTATTGCTGGCATCATCTACAAGGTAACACAATGTATTTTGACACTTGATTTAGACCAATTTACCATTGGCTATCACTCTTTTTAGGCTTGGTAAGATAACAAGCCTGACTAGCATCTATGTATCAGAAAAGTCTGatattttctattaattataGTCCTGAAAAGCATTTCTGACCtgcaatgtttattattttgcatgtaCTGTATCTCAAACAGTAAGTAAAGTtacaacattttaaagtttGATTGTAACAGACTCCACTGAAAGTCAGTCTGCTTTTTATTAGATAATGGCTATGCTACTTATAATATagcagcatgtttttttctatttttttcaattaaaggCTTACCAGGTCTTTACTCAGATATCATTAAACACATTAGTTTCCTTACCTGagtaactttactaacacatttGACTGATGACTGCCCACTAATATTGGTGGTAAATTATTTAGTTAGGTCTGtttatttgattacatttcttcatacttgttttttt from Silurus meridionalis isolate SWU-2019-XX chromosome 16, ASM1480568v1, whole genome shotgun sequence encodes the following:
- the slco4a1 gene encoding solute carrier organic anion transporter family member 4A1, with the protein product MPHLLNNDSSFSSRQELLDLQDGPVGPTVDLPSPLESQVSTPTGSTSFRPSIDAPIKTTKNIVNISGGKVGINFISSEPESLCGWGALTPRFIQIFNTARWVLFFLCVASFLQGMIINGFINTVITSIERRFDLRSYQAGLIASSYDIAACVCLTFVSYFGGTGHKPRWLGWGVFVMALGSLVFALPHFTTPAYQPQVLEQTSLCSTNHTEKCGDSKGTGLSSYRYIFMLGQFLHGVGATPLYTLGVTYLDENVKSNYAPVYISIFYTAAIIGPAAGYLLGGFFLNIYTEIGQITLLTPESPLWVGAWWIGFLAGGAAALVTALPILGYPRQLPGSQRFIAMRVSEAHQLKDGSQVTASDPQFGKTVKDMPRSVLLLLKNPTFIFLCLAGATEATLIAGMSTFGPKFLESQFSLSASEAATWFGYMVVPAGGGGTFLGGYIVKKMNLRCRGIIRFCMLCALVSLAAVFIFLLHCPNVPMAGVTTPYQRSSQSFIYADNSFVLDKNLTTHCNAECHCVEALYNPVCGADGVMYYSPCHAGCSALNNTHKQAERQVFTDCNCIMGNMSSGLKGQAIAGKCSSSCNHMPTFLTFFFVIIFFTFLCSIPALTATLRCVPDSQRSFGLGIQWIVVRTLGGIPGPIAFGSVIDISCLLWQERCGERGSCYLYQNSAMSQYTLIAGIIYKFLGTVFFMLASVLYKPPPDSSQNSCENTDHSAADKGVAVGHLPVTDLPPEIIVNVDAKF